ggttttggagaagatgaagatgtaTATAAGTAATAGAAAGGTTGCTGTGTGTATATGTGGATGGATGTGAGAGAGTGAGTGTGCAAGAGTGTGAATGTttttctaacccctaaacccttcagtcttgggggtatatatagcccaaaggtagggtttaggggttgttaCCTCTGAATCAGGGAcgttggatcttgggagcagaggacgcctgacttgggtggattgcttacacgtgtccaggggaggaccaccttcagggtgtcctaacggccttctgacacgcgtcgtgcttgtctggtgtgttggttgttgatagttGCCActgtcacgtgcccacgtacccttccttggcgggttgtggagTGTGCATGTGTTCGCTGGGACCCCCCTCGCGGTGATCTTGGCcctgatccggatccgggtaggcAGATGATCCAGGTCCCGGGTTGGATCTGGATCCGAATCCGGGTCATGGGATGGGCCCGGGCCTAGTCTCTCCACTTGATtgttctgggagaggggggtcttggTCCATCGGTTGAGCCTGATACCCTTTGGATCCCGGTTGGATCATAGCCGGGTCGCCTACACCCTATCATCAACCAAACCTCTAAAGTCTAAACTACACAACAGAAACAAGAGAAAAACTATTCAAACTACATATCACAATTCACTACAGATAATTTTGAATCATAAAGAGGACAGCTTTACATATGCCACGAAAGATAGACGAAGATGGTGAGAGTCTTATGCTATTTATTATAGAAAAACTTTGAGTAACATTACTCCACAAACAATGACAAACATATGTAGTGCCTATAATTTGCGTAAACATCTATAGGCATTCAAACATCTGTAGACTGTAGGCACTATCAAGTAAGATTAAAAATGCTAACTTTGAGCATTATATCTGCTTCTAACATTATTCAGTACCTAATGGTTATTACAAACCCATAAAGCCAAAGCTTACGAGAAAAGGAAAGACCAGGAAGTGTCTCCTGATGGAAGACTGAAAGAGCAAACCAGTTTCTACTTAACCTACGAGGTTAGTAACAACCAGGATCTCGAACAAAAGGATCAAACATACCACAATGGCCTCATTAACTCGGGACCTCATGGTTGTCACTCTCTTCACCTTTTGCTGTGACTGAAACTGAGTTTTGTTTAACAGTATCCTTAAAGAAATTAGCCAAAACGGGCTCATAAGACGGCATCTTTGCATATCCAGGGAAGTAATTAATATCAATCACATAATAACGAGCACAATCTCCACCACTCGCATCCCTAATCATGTCAAAATTAAAAAGATTCAACTTCAAAGCTTTTCCCAACGCCTTAGCTACTTGATCAACAAAACTCAACGGAGGCATCTCCACATCCTCTCCCATACCCGCCTTATACCCACTACTATTCAAATTCGATATCTGCGAAAACGGCATTACATCCCCTAACTTCCCCATCTCCTCCTCTAAAATATCAGGCAAAGAACTCCTCTTCACACATTTCACATAATTCCCAACAACATAAACCTTAAATATAACCCCACCATGATTAACAAACTCTTGCAACACGACCGGAGTTTCGATATTCTTAAGCCCATTTTCATTAAAAACCAATGCCATATCATGAGAATTAGCACTACCATCAGCAACTAAAGGCTTAGCAATGACCGGAAAGCTCAAATCTTTAACATCAAATAAAGCCTTAGAATCATAAACAAATACCTGTTTAGGAACAGTAACAGTAGGAGAAAGATTCAATTCAGCTACAACATCAAGCATGGAAACACGATCTTGAAGCCTTTGGATAGCTAATGGAGAATCTATAACAAGGGTATGCGGGTTTTGAGCTGAGAAATTGAGTAATTGTTGGTTCCATTCATGAGAGTGAAGCTTGTGAATGATGGCATCAAAAGGGGGTTGGGGTTGAGTTAAGGGTTTGTTTGGGTCGATTTGAATGAGGTCTATGCCGTGAGAATGTGTGTGATTGAGTAGAGATGGGGTTATGAAAGTCTTGATTTTCTTGGGTTCTAATGCGTATCCTATACGCAGCCTTTTTGCTTCGAGGGACATTAGTGTTTGCTTGCTCAAACAAAATTAGCAGTTGAAGCGAGATGAGAGACGCGAAATGGAGAATGCAGTCAATACTAAAGCCCTATTGATAAAATTACACTTTTTAAGGGTTCAAGTAAATTAgaaaaattgataaaaataatcaatttaaaaaaaaataacaTAAAATATCGTATTTTTAGTCTAACAACACATACTTCTGGTCAAGATCCACAATCACGCACCTCATTTATCGCATTTTTAGCATTCAAATACATTAggtatttaaaaatttatttattcaTATTTCGGGAATAAAACACCACTACATTTCTCTATTGTTTCACCTTAATATTAAATGTCGAAAAATTTGTTTTTGCATCGATATAACCACACCCCAGAAAGTCAAAAACTACTTATATAAATAGGTTAATTTCATCAATCCACCTAGAAACAACACGAATACACCGCCAACAACTGCAATTAAAAACGCGCAATCTAGACCATGCTCGTGCATTGCCTGAGTTATAAAGCAATCGGTCAACTTTATATTTTCAAGTGCTCAACGACAATTCAGCAATAGTGTTCAAAATATAAACAAGTACAATTTttatgaatattatatattaattgtACGATATAAAATAGAAAAAAATGCATCCTACAACATAATTTATATTTCATTTCTATAATATGTACATTGTTAAATAACATGTGAGTTTAGAAAATgtccgtgcctcgcacgggttataaAGCTAGTTAGCATTTAAACCATCAAAGACGCTTACCTAAATTTTATCCCGCTCGAAAATAACACATACATACTAGTATATAACCCGTGCGGTTTAAGTTcgttttttattattatatatattataaaatataattttaatatattagtATTAGGGTTCGAACCTTACACCCCtaatataataattttacaaTGCATCAtgattatttttatcattatatacttaaattataattttaatatattattgaTAGAATTCGCATCTTATACTTCTTccataataattaataatttctaaaattatatcTAACGGTTAATATAAACCAAAtacaactaattatatttaatttattttaaaatttactaTATCTCagatcaataatataattttattttatcccGAATGAAAAGtgcaaattattttattttatctcgGGGAAGtaattatcttataactgtgtagatATAGATACTTATAATATCTAATAAATATTactatttattttataatttattaaatattaattaaattggTTGTTACAATAAAGATTGTTTTagaatttaattaaataaaaattatattttgagAGTAAGTTGACATGTCTATTATAATAATACATACCTTAGTATGAATTAGAAGTAAATTGCTAGAATAAATTGACTTAAACATCAATTAGAATTTATAATAATATAGAATTCactatgaattaaaatttaaattaatatagtaAATTGACTTCAACATCATTTAGAATTAGAATTGACCGACCGACCAACCGACTAACCAAAATTTTAATGTTTCATctattatataataatataaataatatattatagtatagatttttataattatattacGGGTGTTAGTCAATTAAGAAGATTGTTTTACGTTAAATATAATTACAGATTTATAGTTATCAAAATAAAATGCGACAATATACCAACAATcaaattttcaatattttatctttaatataatagtataaatatatattatgttGTTCATGCTAGAAACCATTATACATATTTAATcatatttgtatttatataattaaattgCGAGTATAAGTCTATTAGGAAGGATGTTTGATGTTAAATGTAATTACATATTTAGAGTTACCAGAATAAAGGTAACCAAGGACCAACAACCAAATTTGTAATGTTTGGTCTTTAATATAACTAGTTTATAACCCCTGCGATGAACAGTtgtttttatattatatattgtaaaatataatttcaaTATATTGTTGTTAGGATTCTAACCTTATACCCCTAGGATAATAATTTTATAATGCATCacaattatttttatcattatatattattgttaggaatatgttgtaagTTTGATGATAATTTAACAAAACATCTGGGTAGATTTAATTAAGCGATTTTGTAATTATCGACGGATAACCATACTTATTCATCCATTTATATAATAGCTTATATTTCAATgagtttttgtagcacatttctgtatattGTAATAACTTAGAAGTTTAGAAGTTTGTAGAAAATTCTAAGTTATGttgcaaaataggttggctaattgtaaatattaaatgtcttgcaattttgcataagtgaaataatATCAACTGTTAAAGAATACGTGGATAAACTACAAAATTTCGACGGATGACTGAAgatactttcaacggataattcaTTAGAGACTCAACGGATAACTTATGTGGAGTATCGACGGATAACATTGAAGTCTCAAAGGATAACCAATTCAAGTAGTAGTTgaaagtgacttgacagtcacatgggttaattgtatacaaaaggaatgtggcggCCTATTTGCAGGTTTGAGAGAACCAAggagcatttccattttcatgcttaCTTGAATAAGTAAAAAAAATGCTGGATAGAGAGATGAAGGAACATGTGAATAGACTTAGATATTTGTTTTAATTGTTTGTCTTTTTCATGTGtgacttggtaatatataaatcaaaTGTAGTAAGTAGATAAATTATCGATTGAACCGAGAAATAGAAAAAATTACATCTGTTAGGAATTTTTATGTTCCTCTTTTGTAAAaacacttgtaagcagttgtgtgcattcttgcatcacaaagttctcattcatatatatatatatgtatatttggtgaaaagatcaatccaccataaagtttttaaaccACTGTGTTTACTACTTTGCGTATCTTAAATACTtaaattttttattccgcacagttgcttattcaaacacaaatatattTTGCAAAGcgattttattatttaaaaaacgaaccggaattacattcaacccctccgttgtaattctattgttagattgttaaggtataataattgtaaattataattttaatatattgctGGTATGATTCGAATTTGTACTTCttgtataataatttttaaaattatatttaacaGTTTTCATCAGTTTGATGTGACGGTTCTGAATTGAGCGATCAAATACCAACGCCCAATTTTTTAATATTCCGTAAAGTTATATtagatttttttataattattaaaaattaataatctATAAAATCATTGGGACTATATAATTATACAAGAATTTTCTAAAGTATATTATCTTATTATTTTAtagaaaataatgatttttataACTAGTTCTAGTCAGACTTgagaaaattattaatttaaagaGTTAGTAATTTATAGAGTATAATTTATGAAGGATTTACTGTACATAGTTCTGCGCAAACCTCATTTATTTAATAATTGATAATTCATTAGAAATTAGTATTTTTAATAAGagtttttaattattatataataaaaGTAGTGTATGTTTAGCCTTAATTAGTTAGTAATATGATAGGTAGCATTAACTTCACATGAATTGAATGAAGGTgaaagaatgaataaaggatGAGGAAGAAATATACAGTGTGATCCCCGTGCCCCCTAACATGTTCCTTTTATTTTTATTAGTCagttattatttttttatattatctCTATTTCGTccttatattttatataatataattattaatatgtattataataatataattattaatatatattatgaTATAATTAGAGAATACAAATAAATTAGTTAAATAAGGTATGTATCAAAAAAATTGTAAGCATATAAAGAGTTTTCTACTTTGTAGAACAAACTCTTGATTGATAATTTAATATAGAAAGTATAAaagtaatatttattaaataatacaATGTTTATATtcataaaatttatttttaattgattaaatattagattaatgaatattttaataattcaaatataCATTATATAAATATGAAAGAAACTAATAGATTAAAGAcggaaaaaataaatttaaaaataaataattgacCAATAAAAAAGGAGGCAGATAACAAAAAAAGTTAAATAATTGACCTATAAGAAAAGGGGATACAAGAAGGGGACAGAGGATCCCGACTCAGAAATATAATGACAAAGGAAagtaataatttttattttattgcGTTGAGTAGTTAATTTTTTGGATGAATGGAATGAAAATGGAAAATATTCTCGGGATTTTTTCTGATAAAAAATCCTTAATAATTTTGgctaattttttttagaaaatttttagtgggattttttttataaaaataagttttcaGGAATAAAGTATCCTCGAAAAAACATTGCTTGGTGAAAATTTtttgtgaattttttttaaaaaaattgcgagaattttttttaaaagtaagTTTTCTTGGAGAAAAAAATACGGGAATTTTTTGTTAAACAGACATTTTTGGAAAAAAACTTATGAATTTTTTATACCATGTTTTTTAAAAATGTATTTgtcaaaataaaatgaaaaaaatatttttgaacaaATGAGTTTATCCTATACTTTTTGGATGAATGGAATGAAATTGACTGGTTATGAATATGGGAATAGCTCACTTCATTTCGTTGTCACATGTCACAACTGAACGGCCTACTTTTCATTTTGTGGGCCAATGATCATTTCATATATGTATACCGTTCCCTTCGGCCCGCTTATATTTTTACCCATTTTTCATCTGTTTGACACAGTTTATCTATtataaagtataattttataatttatatttataatttatattttttttataaaaattataatattctatttttatgtaatttttttttaaaaaaatagataattatattttataacaACATTAAAGTATGAGCTTTCCTTCTTAATAGTAATGAATTGGATGAGAAGAAGGGAGTATATGAATTTTTTTAATTGTGTGCTCATTAAGAtataataaatactaaaatttataattttaaaccATTTTAATTGATAGAGTAAGTGTACAGCCCTGTTAATagaaaaacatatatatatatatatatatcttattttttttgttttgtatCTAGTCGTTGTTAGCCATGTCATCAATTTTCGTAGCACTAAGATATAACACCAAACTAACTGCTGAAAATATTAACAAAGTTTAATTTGACCGGTATTTGAGTTGACTTTAACGAATTGAATGATTAAAAAAATGAGTGATTATATTGAGTCGTTTTTTTATGATCAACTTGATATTTTTGAACACAATtagttatattattaatatttaacCCGATTATCCAACAGGCAACAAGGCATGATTATAATTAGAATACAAATTTTTAAGATAGGTTAAATATTAATGTGGTCATTTAATTTAATGTcatatattaatttaattattaaatttaataGGATATCATTTGAATTACTAAAATAATAATACAAATAAATAGATATTTTAAAATATGTATccgaaaattaaaaattatttatgaagttatatttatttttcttGAAACGTAATACAACCAATGAACCAAATGAAAATGTACGACGactagtattttagataatatagtaagttttttaaaaatttatctactatttatttttaattttgtagttattttatttatttaaataaaaacaGTTAGTAGACAATTTTGTAAAAATCTTACTATATCatctaaaatattataaattcaTAATTTTTCATTCGATTGAAATATGATTTATGAAAAATATTTAGATTtccataaaatgatttttaatttCCGAGCACATATTTTGAGATATTCGTTTGATATTTATTATCACTTTAGCGATTCAAATAATAACCTGGTAAATTTGATGATTAAACTCACATATGACTTTCAGTtaagtgaccactttgatatttacCACTTTGTGACCTATTTATTTTGGATAAATATGTTACTTTTTTATATACAAATATTACAGATTTAAATTTGTGTATAAATATGAGAGAGTCTAGGATTCTGGACAACGATTTAAAATTATGGTAGCTTAATTAAatcttaatttaatattttttctaATAAGAATTTATATTAGATTTTTATACTTCAAATCATTTTCGGTTAagatattttttttttttacttttaatCGGTTCAAACTTCAAAGTATTAACTGGATAAAATATTTTCGATTATTCTCAATTTGAACCGatcaaattaattataaaattacatGATTCTTGTATAATATCAAATTTCAGTTTCATAAATTTTGGTTGGAGTTTTACAATCTGAACAATTTTGTTCCTGGGTTCTTTATCCTCAATCGTGCAATAAAAAAATTAGCAAAAATATTTAGTTGGCCTCCCATCTATTATCTTTTATCTATATAATAGAGCAAGTAGGGATTGAGTCAGACAATTTTATCAACATAAAATGACTATTATATCATTCGAACACTAAAATTACACTTAACTCATAG
The sequence above is drawn from the Apium graveolens cultivar Ventura chromosome 2, ASM990537v1, whole genome shotgun sequence genome and encodes:
- the LOC141699815 gene encoding inositol-tetrakisphosphate 1-kinase 2-like; this translates as MSLEAKRLRIGYALEPKKIKTFITPSLLNHTHSHGIDLIQIDPNKPLTQPQPPFDAIIHKLHSHEWNQQLLNFSAQNPHTLVIDSPLAIQRLQDRVSMLDVVAELNLSPTVTVPKQVFVYDSKALFDVKDLSFPVIAKPLVADGSANSHDMALVFNENGLKNIETPVVLQEFVNHGGVIFKVYVVGNYVKCVKRSSLPDILEEEMGKLGDVMPFSQISNLNSSGYKAGMGEDVEMPPLSFVDQVAKALGKALKLNLFNFDMIRDASGGDCARYYVIDINYFPGYAKMPSYEPVLANFFKDTVKQNSVSVTAKGEESDNHEVPS